Proteins encoded within one genomic window of Deltaproteobacteria bacterium HGW-Deltaproteobacteria-2:
- the recO gene encoding DNA repair protein RecO, giving the protein MVAREQIKTTGFVLRTLNYSESDLIVTFYSSDFGKLKGIAKGAKRSKKRFANVFEPFSLTNIIFTRKSRDMLAFIESCDIIDHHHAIRQDMEKTLMASYFIDLTDHFSPEGKKNECVFQLLHDFLLLLGREKASDAVVRFFEMRLLKLAGFEPTIDRCIVCKTPVTNGNSYYFHAHEGGIKCSACAKPQRFEQPISAGTVRTLLLGKDVDIDKIKLISFTNSLAMESRSLLIDFIAHVLGREVKSLKVMEQVRKLCT; this is encoded by the coding sequence ATGGTCGCTAGAGAACAAATAAAAACCACCGGATTCGTTCTGCGTACGTTAAACTACAGTGAATCGGATTTAATCGTAACATTCTACAGCTCTGATTTCGGCAAGCTCAAGGGAATTGCCAAAGGCGCCAAGAGAAGCAAGAAAAGATTTGCCAACGTTTTTGAACCTTTTTCTCTGACCAACATCATCTTTACCCGTAAAAGCCGTGACATGCTGGCTTTCATCGAATCCTGCGATATCATCGACCATCATCACGCCATTCGTCAGGATATGGAAAAAACATTGATGGCGTCTTATTTTATCGACCTCACAGATCACTTCAGCCCGGAAGGAAAAAAGAATGAGTGTGTATTTCAGCTATTGCATGATTTTCTACTGTTGCTGGGTAGAGAAAAAGCATCCGATGCGGTCGTGCGCTTTTTCGAAATGCGTTTGCTGAAATTAGCGGGATTCGAACCGACCATTGATCGTTGCATCGTCTGCAAAACACCGGTGACCAACGGCAACTCTTATTATTTTCATGCTCATGAGGGTGGAATCAAATGCAGTGCCTGCGCCAAGCCTCAAAGATTTGAACAGCCGATTTCCGCCGGCACAGTGCGCACCCTGCTTCTGGGCAAAGATGTGGATATTGATAAAATTAAACTAATCTCGTTTACTAATTCTCTAGCCATGGAATCGCGCAGTCTTCTCATTGATTTTATTGCTCATGTGCTGGGACGAGAAGTCAAATCGCTGAAGGTCATGGAACAGGTCAGGAAGCTCTGCACATAA
- a CDS encoding peptidase U32: MRKPELLIPAGNLEKLRTALLYGADAVYVGVEGLSLRASSSEISMADLASGVNEAHAKGVKVYAAANTFARNTDLEQAKKIIPELTAIGVDALIISEPGMLRLIKSLAPQLPIHLSTQANTTNIEAVRFWQDQGVRRIILARELNLNEVREIAAAVPEMELEIFIHGAMCMAYSGRCYLSAFRNRRSANEGDCSQPCRWEYLLYESTRPSDPFIIEEDERYSYLLSSKDLCLIEYLSEVLASGVTSLKIEGRMKSAYYVAVVTRTYRQALNTLMRQTKKYKCRHEWIDELTKISNRGYTTGFAFTEEKINETNPEIKYIQTYEPAGKVLNYDRENKRILFSVRNRIKIGDCLEILLPADIVTIKIISITDRNGNNFSEAHSGSEIYVPFEHEIQMGVFARQQITNHS; encoded by the coding sequence ATGCGCAAACCGGAGTTACTGATTCCCGCAGGTAATCTGGAAAAATTACGAACCGCCCTGCTCTATGGAGCTGACGCTGTATACGTTGGCGTGGAAGGTTTGAGCTTGAGGGCAAGTTCGTCTGAAATATCTATGGCCGATTTAGCCTCAGGCGTGAATGAAGCACACGCCAAAGGCGTAAAGGTTTACGCGGCAGCCAATACGTTCGCCCGCAATACTGATTTGGAACAGGCAAAGAAAATTATTCCCGAACTTACGGCAATTGGAGTTGACGCTCTGATTATCAGCGAACCGGGAATGCTGAGGCTGATTAAAAGTTTAGCGCCGCAGTTGCCGATTCACTTGAGCACGCAGGCTAACACCACAAATATCGAAGCTGTCCGTTTCTGGCAAGACCAGGGAGTGCGGAGAATTATTCTGGCTCGGGAACTTAATTTAAATGAAGTCAGAGAAATTGCCGCGGCTGTTCCCGAAATGGAGTTGGAGATTTTTATCCACGGCGCGATGTGCATGGCCTATTCCGGACGATGTTATTTATCGGCATTCCGCAACCGCAGGAGCGCCAATGAAGGCGATTGCAGTCAACCATGCCGATGGGAATATTTACTTTACGAATCAACAAGACCATCCGATCCGTTTATTATTGAAGAGGACGAACGCTACAGTTATCTTCTTAGTTCCAAAGATCTATGCCTCATCGAATATCTGTCCGAAGTACTGGCATCCGGCGTTACCAGTCTTAAAATCGAGGGCCGGATGAAATCGGCTTATTATGTGGCGGTAGTTACCCGGACATACCGGCAGGCACTTAACACGTTAATGCGCCAAACAAAAAAATACAAATGTCGACACGAATGGATTGACGAGCTTACAAAAATATCCAACCGCGGCTATACCACCGGCTTCGCGTTCACTGAAGAAAAAATAAACGAAACCAATCCGGAGATTAAATATATTCAAACTTATGAACCGGCGGGGAAAGTGCTAAATTATGACAGAGAGAATAAAAGAATTTTGTTTAGCGTTAGAAATCGCATAAAAATAGGTGACTGTCTGGAAATTCTACTGCCCGCAGATATTGTTACCATAAAAATCATTTCCATAACTGACAGGAACGGGAATAATTTTTCAGAGGCACACAGCGGTTCCGAAATATATGTTCCATTCGAACACGAAATACAGATGGGAGTTTTTGCCCGTCAGCAAATCACGAATCATTCATAA